The following is a genomic window from Streptomyces chrestomyceticus JCM 4735.
TCGTCGCGACGAAGGACCTGCAGGCGATCGGCGTCCCCGGCCAGAAGATCGACTTCAAGATCGGCGCCGCCGCCGGCAAGTCCGTCCCGCACGAGGCGAAGGCCGGCACGGTGGTCGGCGAGCTGACCGTCGGCACCGGCTCCACTGCGGCGAAGGTGCCGGTGGCCCTGCAGAAGGACCTCGCCGAGCCGTCCTTCGGCGCCAAGCTGAAGCGCATCGCCTGATCACTTGACCCGTTCCGTCGAGGCCCCGGCAAGCAGACGCTTGCCGGGGCCTCGGTCATGCCCGGCGCGCAGTCGCCGCTCACCGGCGGGCCCCGGCCTGCTGCTGGGCGGCGGCTGTCGTACGGTCTAAGCGTCACAGCCCCAGTCCCCGCCCCCTGGCCCAGTCCCTTTCCCGCCCTCGGAGCCCGCCATCGACATAGCGCAGACCGCCTACGCGTCCCCGCGCGCGCCCGGAGCATCTGGGCGTCGCGGGGGGCCGTCGCGCTGTTCCCGGCCGCGCTGATGCTCGTCCTGGGGCTGTGGGGCATCCGCCGCCAGGACAGCATGTGGCGGGACGAGGCGGTCACGTACGACATGGCGCACCGCACCCTGGCGGAGCTGTGGCCGACCCTCCAGACCGTGGACGCGGTGCACGGTCTCTACTACGTGCTCATGCGCGGATGGTTCCTCGTCTTCGACGGGGGTGTGGTGGCCCTGCGACTGCCGTCGGTGGTGGCGATGGCGGCAGCCGCCGCCGGGGTCACGCTGCTGGGCAGGCAACTGGCGGGCCGGCGGGCGGGGCTCTTCGCGGGCCTTGTCTTCGTACTGCTGCCGATGGTGCAGCAGTACGCGCAGGAGGGCCGCTCCTACGCGTTGGTGTGCGCGCTGGTCGTGTGGTCCACCTACCTGCTGGCGCGGGTCACCGCCCGGCCCGGCAAGCGCCTGTGGGCGGGGTACGCGGCACTGTCGCTGGCGGCCTGCCTGATGCATGAGTTCGCCGTACTGGTCCTGCCCGCGCACGGCGCCGCCGTCGCCCTGTCCGGGCTGCCGCGCGCGGTGCGCAGGGCCTGGTGTGTGGCGGCGGCCGCGGTGGTCGTCGGCCTGGTGCCGCTGGCCCTGTTCAGCATGGGGCAGTCGGAACAGCTCAGTTGGCTCCAGTGGCCCAACCCCGTCCAGTTGGGCACCTTCATCGCCCTGGTGCTGGGCGGCCTGCTCTGCTCGCGCGCGCCGGTCGCCCGCGCGGGCCGGCAGCAACTGCGGCTGCGGCCGGTCGCGTTTCCCCTGCTGGTCCTGCCCACGGCGCTGCTGGTGCTGCTCTCCCAGCTCAAGCCGATGTACGTGGACCGTTACGTCCTGTACTACGTGGCCGGGTTCGCCCTCCTGGCGGGAGCGGCGCTCGACTGGGTACTGCGCCCGCCCGGCCGCCGCGGCCAGACCCGGCGCAGGGTGCTGTACCGGTCGGCGGCGCTCGTGGTGGTCCTGGCGCTGCTCGTCCCCGTCAACGTCTTCCTGCGCAGCCCGCAGAGCCGCACCGACGACGCGATCGCGGTCACCCAGGCCGTACGGGAGCTGTCATCGCCCGGCGACGGCCTGCTGTTCCTGCCCGCCCGGCGCCGGGTGTGGGCGGCGGCCGCGCCGCACGAGT
Proteins encoded in this region:
- a CDS encoding glycosyltransferase family 39 protein, whose amino-acid sequence is MLVLGLWGIRRQDSMWRDEAVTYDMAHRTLAELWPTLQTVDAVHGLYYVLMRGWFLVFDGGVVALRLPSVVAMAAAAAGVTLLGRQLAGRRAGLFAGLVFVLLPMVQQYAQEGRSYALVCALVVWSTYLLARVTARPGKRLWAGYAALSLAACLMHEFAVLVLPAHGAAVALSGLPRAVRRAWCVAAAAVVVGLVPLALFSMGQSEQLSWLQWPNPVQLGTFIALVLGGLLCSRAPVARAGRQQLRLRPVAFPLLVLPTALLVLLSQLKPMYVDRYVLYYVAGFALLAGAALDWVLRPPGRRGQTRRRVLYRSAALVVVLALLVPVNVFLRSPQSRTDDAIAVTQAVRELSSPGDGLLFLPARRRVWAAAAPHEFHRLRDLALDESPVASHTLYGTELSGDRIHAHMTRARRIVAVGDAKGQPLDRTDQEIAKRTTLKAAFQVCATRDVKGASITLYARPGYC